DNA from Deferribacter autotrophicus:
CTTATCATTATTTGTCTTTTCTATCTCACTTTTTACCCTTTCAAGCTCACTTAAAACAGGTTTTTCATCCTGCTTTTCAATGTGTCTATTTTCCAAAATTTGCATATTGTTTAAATCAGGTATTAATACTTTTTCCTCCGTAGTCATAGTAGGTACTTCTACCACTTCTTTATTACCGCTATCACTTTTATTAAATTTTTTCCTTAACTTTTCTTTTAAATTTTCGATTTTTTTGTTACTAAAGAGAGGTTTCTCTTTTTCTTTTGTCTTGTCTTTTTCCTTTTTTATTGATTGCTTTAAAATTTCTATTTTCACAGTCTTCGGTTTGATATTTTTAAAGTCAAGATTATACTCTGGAATCATTTTCAAGAGCAATATATGCAAAACAATCGATAGAACAAAAAATAGACTTAATCTAGGATAGTTTATCATTCTTCTTCTACTGCGATGGTAAACCTGTCAAATCCGGCTTTTTTACATTGATCCATCACAAAAACCACAGTACCGTGTTTTGCATTCTTATCAGCTTGAAGTATAATGGGTATATTGGGATTCTTCTCTTTCAAGTCCTTCATTACCCTGTAAAGTGCAAATTTCGGAACTTTCTTTTTGCCTACAAAAATCTGATTATTGCTATCCACCACAACCACAATATTTTTATTTACCGTTTGTTCATCCCCTTTTGCTTTTGGTAAATCTACCTTCAAGGCGTTTGTATAAATAAAGGTTGTTGATACCATAAAAAATATCAGTAACAAAAAAACCACATCTATCAACGGGGTTAGATTAATCTCCAACCCTCTATCATTTCTTTTGTTCGAAAATTTCATTTTAACCCTCTTTAAAAATTAGGTTAATTATTTTAGCAGTAGCTTTTTCAAGCTCAATAGTTAACTTTTCAGACCTATGCCTAATAATATGATAAAATATAACTGTAGGGATAGCCACTGATAAGCCAGCTGCAGTTGTCAAAAGAGCTTCAGATATACCTCCAGCAAGAGCCTGTGCATTACCAACACCTTGCTCAGATATCACAATAAAAGTTTTTATCATCCCCAAAACCGTTCCTAATAAACCAAGTAAAGGGGCAATATTCCCAATTGTTTGTAGTGTTGGTAAAAATCTATCCAATTTTGTAGCCTGAAATCTTCCCACATCTTCTGCAAGCTCCATAAGCCTTGTTACCGGTAAATCAAGATTACTCAGTATTTCTCTTGCAATTTCACTTATTGGGCTCTTTTGCAATTCGCACAAATTCTTAGCATCTTCAAAATCTTTTTTCTCAAGATAAACAGAAAGTTTTTCTAAAAATGTATCTGGAACAAAATTACTCTTTCTAAGCGTAAACAACCTTTCAAGAAAAACAGCAAGTGATATCACAGATAAAGCAATGATGGGATACATCAAAATTCCACCCTTTTGAATAACCTCAAACATTTATCCCTCCAGTTTTTTTAATATTTTTTCAATTTTTTCTGCTTCATTCTTTTTATTTAACAATTCATAACACTTCTTAGCTTCAACCAAACTTCTTTTAACATAATCACTATCCTTAAATAAATAATATACTTTTAGAAAATGTTTTAAAGCATACATATACTCTTTTTTCTCAAATAAATATTTCCCTTTAAAATATAAACCTGCCGGAATAAATTTCTCATCCCCACTATTTAACAACTCTTCAACATATTGGTATACTTCATCAGAAAAATTACTCTGAAAATTCAAATACCTCTCAATACCTGCCAAATAAATTTCCATGTTTTTATCTTTAAAATAAAGAGCGTAATTCAAAACTTCTGAACTATTATCAGAAATAAAAATCAATTCCTTTTTACTTAAAAATTCATATCCGCTTTTTTCTTGTACC
Protein-coding regions in this window:
- a CDS encoding MotA/TolQ/ExbB proton channel family protein encodes the protein MFEVIQKGGILMYPIIALSVISLAVFLERLFTLRKSNFVPDTFLEKLSVYLEKKDFEDAKNLCELQKSPISEIAREILSNLDLPVTRLMELAEDVGRFQATKLDRFLPTLQTIGNIAPLLGLLGTVLGMIKTFIVISEQGVGNAQALAGGISEALLTTAAGLSVAIPTVIFYHIIRHRSEKLTIELEKATAKIINLIFKEG
- a CDS encoding ExbD/TolR family protein gives rise to the protein MKFSNKRNDRGLEINLTPLIDVVFLLLIFFMVSTTFIYTNALKVDLPKAKGDEQTVNKNIVVVVDSNNQIFVGKKKVPKFALYRVMKDLKEKNPNIPIILQADKNAKHGTVVFVMDQCKKAGFDRFTIAVEEE